Below is a genomic region from Actinomadura sp. NAK00032.
CCACATGCTGGATCACCACCCCGTCGTTGATCCGCAGCTCGCCGAACCCGTCGGCGGCGAGCCGCCGCTGAACCCGGTCGGCCATGGCCCAGCCGGCGAAGAGGGCGAGGAGTGACAACTCCAGGTCTTCCGCCTTAATATCCACAACCATGGTTGTGGAAGGTAGCAGACCGGAGACCGCGCTGCTCCGGGAGTTCGTCGCCGTCGCGCACCGGGTCGTGTGGTGCTCGCTGGCCACCGTCGACCGCCTGGGCCGCCCCCGCTCGCGCGTCGTCCATCCGTACTGGGAGCTCACCGGCGACGACCTCACCGGGTGGGCCTTCACACGTCCGGCGTCACCCAAGGTCGCGCACATCGGCCACCGCCCGTACGTGTCCTGCTCGTACTGGGACCCCGCACAGGAGGTCGCGGTCGCGGAGTGCGCGGCGGAGTTCGCCGGCGACGCCGGGACGCGCCGCAAGGTCTGGGACCTGTTCGAGGCGGCCGAGCACCCGCTCGGGTTCGACCCCCGCGTCCTCGGCGCCGCGGGCCCGCTGGACGAGCAGATCACCGTCCTGAAGATGACGCCGTGGCGCCTCAGCACGCTGAACGGCTCCTGGCGGAAGCCGGACGGAACTAAGTGACGGGGTCGTTGACCTGGGCGGTAACTGGTTTACAGGTGTGGTAAGTGGAGTGACGCATGTTGTTGCGTCGCCTTCTCCGGGTGGGGCCGACGCCGTAGACTCGAAGGGTGATCTTCAAGGCGGTCGGTGATGGCAGGCCCTATCCGGACCACGGGCTCTCGTCCCGGGACTGGGCCAAGATCCCGCCCCGCCAGGTCCGCCTCGACCAGCTCGTCAGCACCAAGCGGGAGATGGACCTCCAGTCGCTGCTGTCCAAGGACTCCACGTTCTACGGCGACCTGTTCCCGCACGTCGTCCAGTGGCACGGGGAGCTCTACCTGGAGGACGGCCTGCACCGGGCGCTGCGGGCCGCGCTGCACCAGCGGCTCGTCCTGCACGCGCGCGTCCTGGATCTGGACGCCGTCGACATGAGCTGACCGCCGGTCAGCGGGTGCGCGCGGCGGGCTCCAGGGCGCGGGCGTGCTTCGGGCCGGTGCGCGGACGCGCCGGGCGGACGAACCCCGGGCGCGCCGCCAGCAGGCCGAACACGACCTCCGGCACGACCAGCACGAGCAGCAGGACGAGCGGGACGTTCCAGCCGCCCGTGGCGTCGTGCAGCACCCCGACCGCGAGCGGGCCGGCGCCCGCGAGGAGATAGCCGCCCGTCTGCGCCATCCCGGACAGCGCCGCCGCCACGTGCGGGCTCGGCGAGCGCAGGCTGAGCAGCGTGTACGCCAGCGGGAACGCGCTGCCGGTGCCGAGGCCGAGGACGATCACCCACGTCCAGCCGGCGGACGGGGCGAGCATCAGCCCGACGACGCCCACCACCATGGTCGCGGCGACGGCGACGACCAGCGGGCGCTGGTCGCGCAGCCGCGCCGCGAACACCGGGACGACGAACCCGAGCGGGATCCCGACGATCAGCATCGTGGAGACCATCATCCCGGCGGCCGCGGGCGCGAACCCGGCGTCCTGCATGATCTCCGGGAGCCACGACATCAGCACGTAGAACATCAGCGACGCCAGCCCCATGAAGGCCGCGACGTGCCAGGCCGTCGGGGAGCGCAGCAGCGAGCCCTCGCCGCGCGGGGCGGCGGCGGCCGGTGCCGCGGCGGCCGGCTCGCGGCGGACGCGGAGCGCGAGCGGTCCCCAGACCAGCACGGCGACCAGGGACGGGACGGCCCAGACGGCGAGCGCGAGCCGCCAGCCGCCCGCCTCGTCCAGCGGCACCGCGAGCCCGGCCGCGACGGCGCCGCTGGTCGCCATGAGCATCATGGCGAGGCCGGTGAGCGAACCCACGCGGGTCGGGAACACGCGCTTGATGACAGCCGGCATGAGGACGTTGCCCATCGCGATCCCCGCGCCCGCCAGGACCGTTCCAAGGAACAGCGACACCGGGGACTGCACCACGCGCAGCACGATCCCCGCGGTGATCATGACGAGGGAGCCGGCGATGGCGGTCTCGGCGCCGAACCGGCGCGCCGCGAGCGGCGCCACGGCCGCGAAGACGCCCAGGCACAGCACCGGCAGCGTGGTGAGGACGCCGACCTCGGCGCCCGACAGGCCGAAGACGTCCCGCAGCTCGCCGAGCACGGGGGCGATGCCGGTGATCGCCGCCCGCAGGTTGACCGTCAGCAGGACCAGCCCGACCAGCGACCAGACGGCCGTGGCGCGGGAAACCGGAGTCGTCGCAGAACTGTTCATCTCACCTTGCTCATCGTCATTTCCGCACCGGCGCGGGGCACCGGGGCACGTCTTCATTCGTCGTCTTCGCCGCACTGGCCGGAATCGATCGGGGCGCGGTTCGCGCAGTGGTTCCGTCGTCACGACCGTCGGGGCGGCGTTCTCCCCTGCTCGGGGCGAGAGGTAATGGTGGGGCCGGGCGTCGGGGGGGCGTGCGGCGCGTTGGTCCGGCCCGCTCGGCGGGCCTCAGGGGCGGGCGCTCGTCAGGCGGCGGAAGACCGGCAGGGCGGTCGCATCACGTCGCCGTCGCGGCGGTCCGGGTCGCGTGGGTCAGGGCTCATGTACGGCCTCGCGTCCCGGTCGGCGGCCGGAGAGGGCGGTGGCGAGGATCTGGTCCAGGCACGCGTGGGTGGCGCGGGTCGCGGCCTCGGCGTCGCCGACCTCGACGGCAGCGGCGATGGGGCCGTGCGGGACGTCGGTGTGTTCGAGGAGGGCGCCGGCGGTGCCGATGCTGGCCCGCAGCGCGGCGCTGAAGTCGCGGTACAGGTCCGTCAGGACGCGGTTGTGGGTGGCCTCGACCACGGCCATGTGGAAGGCGAGGTCCGCTTCGACGAACGTCTCGTGCGCGCCGGCCGCCAGCGCGGCGTCGCGGCGGGCGAGGGCGACCGCGATGGCGGCGATGTCGGCCTCGGTGCGGCGGGTCGCGGCGAGCCTCGCGGCCTCCACCTCCAGCCCGCGCCGGACCTCCAGGATCTCGATGAGCTCCGCCCGCTCCAGGCGCCGCCGGACGGCACCGGACAGCTCGCTCGTCGCGCGCACGTACGTCCCGTCGCCCTGCCTGCTTTCGAGGAGGCCGGCGTGGGTCAGCGCGCGGACGGCCTCGCGAACGGTGTTGCGGCCGACGCCCAGCGACTCCGCCAGCACCGGCTCCGGCGGGATCTTGGCGCCGACCGGCCAGTTCCCGCCGACGATCTCGTCCCTGAGCTGGGCGATCACCTGGTCGACCAGGGACGATCGCCGAGCCGTGCGCAACGTCATCGCCAACCTCCGGTCAACCAGTCATCCTACGTTTAAGGGTAATGCGAGATCAGGCGGGATTGTTCCCGGCTCGGCGGGAGATGCCTCACAACTGATCGCGTCCGCGGGCGGCGGAGGTGCCGCCCTCAGAGGGCGGGGTCGTCGTGCTGGCCGTGGAAGGACGGAGCCCGTGCGCCGGACGCCGATATGAGCAGGGACGCGGACAGACCCGCCGCCTCGAGCGCCTGGCGGTAGGCGGCGGCCGCGCTCTCGCTGTCCTGGACGAGCTCGAACAGCTCGCCCA
It encodes:
- a CDS encoding MFS transporter; the encoded protein is MNSSATTPVSRATAVWSLVGLVLLTVNLRAAITGIAPVLGELRDVFGLSGAEVGVLTTLPVLCLGVFAAVAPLAARRFGAETAIAGSLVMITAGIVLRVVQSPVSLFLGTVLAGAGIAMGNVLMPAVIKRVFPTRVGSLTGLAMMLMATSGAVAAGLAVPLDEAGGWRLALAVWAVPSLVAVLVWGPLALRVRREPAAAAPAAAAPRGEGSLLRSPTAWHVAAFMGLASLMFYVLMSWLPEIMQDAGFAPAAAGMMVSTMLIVGIPLGFVVPVFAARLRDQRPLVVAVAATMVVGVVGLMLAPSAGWTWVIVLGLGTGSAFPLAYTLLSLRSPSPHVAAALSGMAQTGGYLLAGAGPLAVGVLHDATGGWNVPLVLLLVLVVPEVVFGLLAARPGFVRPARPRTGPKHARALEPAARTR
- a CDS encoding pyridoxamine 5'-phosphate oxidase family protein, encoding MVVEGSRPETALLREFVAVAHRVVWCSLATVDRLGRPRSRVVHPYWELTGDDLTGWAFTRPASPKVAHIGHRPYVSCSYWDPAQEVAVAECAAEFAGDAGTRRKVWDLFEAAEHPLGFDPRVLGAAGPLDEQITVLKMTPWRLSTLNGSWRKPDGTK
- a CDS encoding FadR/GntR family transcriptional regulator; the encoded protein is MTLRTARRSSLVDQVIAQLRDEIVGGNWPVGAKIPPEPVLAESLGVGRNTVREAVRALTHAGLLESRQGDGTYVRATSELSGAVRRRLERAELIEILEVRRGLEVEAARLAATRRTEADIAAIAVALARRDAALAAGAHETFVEADLAFHMAVVEATHNRVLTDLYRDFSAALRASIGTAGALLEHTDVPHGPIAAAVEVGDAEAATRATHACLDQILATALSGRRPGREAVHEP
- a CDS encoding type II toxin-antitoxin system VapB family antitoxin, producing the protein MIFKAVGDGRPYPDHGLSSRDWAKIPPRQVRLDQLVSTKREMDLQSLLSKDSTFYGDLFPHVVQWHGELYLEDGLHRALRAALHQRLVLHARVLDLDAVDMS